A stretch of the Caminicella sporogenes DSM 14501 genome encodes the following:
- a CDS encoding diacylglycerol kinase yields the protein MRAKNLLESFKYAIEGIIYTFKTQRNMRIHVVIAFLVIFFSFFLKLSKTEMILMFFTISLVIVAEMINTAIEATIDLITDKYHELAKIAKNVAAGAVLISAVNSMVVAYIIFYDKIYNILSRLIYNNK from the coding sequence ATGAGGGCAAAAAATTTGTTAGAAAGTTTTAAGTATGCAATAGAAGGTATTATATATACTTTTAAAACTCAAAGAAATATGAGAATACATGTAGTAATAGCTTTTTTAGTAATATTTTTTTCTTTCTTTTTAAAATTAAGTAAAACAGAAATGATTTTAATGTTTTTTACTATTTCTTTAGTAATTGTTGCTGAGATGATAAATACTGCTATTGAAGCTACAATTGATTTAATTACAGATAAATATCATGAACTTGCAAAGATTGCAAAAAATGTAGCTGCAGGTGCAGTTTTAATATCGGCAGTTAATTCTATGGTAGTTGCTTATATTATCTTTTATGATAAAATATATAACATTTTATCTCGGTTAATATACAATAATAAATAA
- a CDS encoding hemolysin family protein, producing the protein MDINIFVRLVLLIVLLSLSGIFSSAETSLSSLNIVNVKRLKRKGIREAQILEKLLKNSSKTLATILIGNNIANIAATAIATELTLMIFTGREATFIVTIIMTVLVLVFGEITPKTYAAYNPEKMAVKLAGLIDFLSIVFTPVLFVLNKITKVIIRIFGGNVASNRTVVSEEEIKTLVDVGEEMGIIEKQEREMINSIFEIGDIYVTDVMVPRIDMIYLEEKATIKDAIKYVLEHGYSRIPVISDSVDNIIGIIYAKDLLSCYFDEKNIEDLTIKDLIRPAYFIPQSKKAIDLLTEMQIKKVHIAIVLDEYGGTMGLVTIEDILEEIVGDILDEYDKEIDLIDYVDENTLIVDSKVSIEEINRIFSINLPDDEFDSIGGFVFNLIGKVPNINDTIRYEDISFKVLDIHNRRIKKVQIKRVDKGDK; encoded by the coding sequence ATGGATATTAATATATTTGTGCGATTAGTATTACTTATTGTACTATTGAGTTTGTCTGGAATTTTTTCTAGTGCTGAAACTTCTCTGTCTTCATTGAATATTGTTAATGTAAAGCGTCTTAAAAGAAAAGGTATAAGAGAAGCACAGATTTTAGAAAAATTATTAAAAAATTCTTCTAAAACTTTAGCCACAATTTTAATAGGAAATAATATAGCTAATATAGCAGCAACAGCAATTGCTACGGAGTTAACTCTAATGATTTTTACAGGTAGGGAAGCAACATTTATAGTTACAATTATAATGACTGTTTTAGTACTTGTATTTGGGGAAATAACTCCTAAAACGTATGCAGCATATAATCCAGAGAAAATGGCAGTCAAACTTGCAGGTTTAATAGATTTTCTTTCAATTGTTTTTACGCCTGTTTTGTTTGTCTTAAATAAAATAACGAAAGTGATTATTAGGATATTTGGTGGAAATGTGGCAAGCAATAGAACTGTTGTATCAGAAGAAGAAATAAAGACGCTTGTTGATGTAGGAGAAGAAATGGGAATTATAGAAAAACAGGAAAGAGAAATGATAAATAGCATTTTTGAAATAGGAGATATTTATGTTACAGATGTTATGGTTCCAAGAATAGATATGATTTATTTGGAAGAAAAAGCAACTATTAAAGATGCTATAAAATATGTATTAGAGCATGGATATTCAAGAATACCTGTTATAAGTGATTCTGTGGATAATATTATAGGAATTATTTATGCAAAAGATTTGCTTTCCTGTTATTTTGATGAGAAAAATATTGAAGATTTAACTATTAAGGATTTAATAAGACCTGCTTATTTTATTCCTCAAAGTAAAAAAGCAATAGACCTTTTAACTGAAATGCAGATTAAAAAGGTACATATTGCAATAGTGTTAGACGAATATGGAGGAACTATGGGATTAGTAACTATTGAAGATATTTTAGAAGAAATAGTTGGAGATATTTTAGATGAATATGATAAAGAAATTGACTTAATTGATTATGTAGATGAAAACACATTGATAGTAGATTCAAAAGTTTCTATTGAGGAAATAAATCGAATATTTAGTATAAATTTGCCGGATGATGAATTTGATTCTATTGGCGGGTTTGTCTTTAATTTAATAGGAAAAGTTCCAAATATAAATGACACAATAAGATATGAAGATATATCGTTTAAAGTTTTAGATATCCATAATAGAAGAATTAAAAAAGTACAGATAAAAAGAGTTGACAAGGGGGATAAATAA
- a CDS encoding DUF3048 domain-containing protein yields the protein MKKYIFLIMILLLFTGCSKSEPALKDDNSVEQSIIEESNNKVVSENNIKDSIDNSDKKVNDREGKIKSPLTGLYIEKEQLNPRPIAVMIDNYYKARPQAGLSDADIICEILAEGNITRYMAIIYSSKPSTIGPVRSARPYFISKALEYDPLYVHVGGSPQALKDIRALKMADIDALSCGKNTFWRKRHKPIPNNMYTSYEALIKEAHRRKYKANGNFKTLSFNEEDTDIEGQILKDIKFPYRKNYVSEFRYNDEEKLYYRYINNKPHRDEVTKIHLSAKNIIVQYTNTKVIDSKGRLDVNLIGKGKGFYITNGKIMKIIWKKGSRRDITRFYDLNGNEIKLNPGITWYQIVPSNLKIIMN from the coding sequence ATGAAAAAGTACATATTTTTAATTATGATTTTACTATTGTTTACTGGGTGCTCAAAAAGTGAACCGGCTTTAAAAGATGATAATTCAGTTGAGCAGTCAATTATAGAAGAAAGTAATAATAAGGTTGTTTCTGAAAATAATATAAAGGATAGTATTGACAATTCAGATAAAAAAGTTAATGATAGAGAAGGCAAGATAAAATCGCCTCTTACTGGATTATATATTGAAAAAGAACAGTTAAATCCAAGACCTATTGCAGTTATGATAGATAATTACTATAAAGCTAGACCACAGGCAGGATTAAGTGATGCAGATATTATATGTGAAATTTTAGCTGAAGGAAATATTACGAGATATATGGCTATAATCTATTCTTCTAAACCAAGTACAATTGGACCTGTGAGAAGTGCAAGACCTTATTTTATAAGTAAAGCATTAGAATATGACCCATTATATGTTCATGTAGGAGGAAGTCCTCAAGCTTTAAAAGATATAAGAGCATTGAAAATGGCTGATATAGATGCACTTTCTTGTGGCAAAAATACATTTTGGAGAAAAAGGCATAAGCCTATACCTAATAATATGTATACGAGCTATGAAGCTTTAATAAAAGAAGCTCATAGGAGAAAATATAAAGCAAACGGCAATTTTAAGACGCTTTCTTTTAATGAAGAAGATACGGATATTGAAGGACAGATTTTAAAAGATATAAAATTTCCTTATAGGAAAAATTATGTTTCAGAATTTAGATATAATGATGAAGAAAAACTTTATTATAGATATATTAATAATAAGCCTCATAGAGATGAAGTTACTAAAATTCATTTATCTGCAAAGAATATAATAGTTCAGTATACAAATACAAAAGTTATTGACAGTAAGGGAAGACTTGATGTAAATTTGATAGGTAAAGGAAAGGGATTTTACATTACAAATGGAAAGATAATGAAAATAATTTGGAAGAAAGGTAGCAGAAGAGATATTACGAGGTTTTATGATTTAAATGGAAATGAAATAAAATTAAATCCTGGAATTACATGGTATCAAATAGTACCGAGTAATTTAAAAATAATAATGAATTAA
- the era gene encoding GTPase Era, whose protein sequence is MSFKSGFVTIIGRPNVGKSTLINNLIGQKILIMSNKPQTTRNKIRTIYNGENIQIIFLDTPGIHKPKNKLGEQMVKSAQETLNEVDVIVFVVDNSKTIGAGDRYILEILKNVKTPVILAINKIDIISPEDFKNIFDMYSKYEFISDIIGISAIKGTNTDKLLEIITSKLPEGPMYFPHDMITDQPERFIISEIIREKLLHNLHEEVPHGVAVDLNFVKKREDKDIIDIDATIFCEKNSHKSIIIGKNGRMIKKIGKSAREEIERLLGSKVYMELWVKVKKDWRDNENILRSLGYKE, encoded by the coding sequence ATGTCGTTTAAATCAGGATTTGTAACAATTATAGGCAGACCTAATGTAGGAAAATCGACATTAATTAATAATTTAATAGGACAAAAAATTTTGATAATGTCTAATAAACCTCAAACTACGAGAAATAAGATAAGAACTATTTATAATGGTGAAAATATACAAATTATATTTTTAGATACTCCGGGAATTCATAAACCTAAAAATAAATTAGGAGAGCAAATGGTTAAATCGGCACAGGAAACTTTAAATGAAGTAGATGTTATTGTGTTTGTTGTAGATAATTCAAAGACTATCGGAGCTGGAGATAGATACATACTTGAAATACTTAAAAATGTAAAAACCCCTGTTATTTTAGCTATCAATAAGATAGATATAATTTCTCCAGAAGATTTTAAAAATATTTTTGATATGTATAGTAAATATGAATTTATAAGTGATATAATAGGTATATCTGCTATTAAAGGTACAAATACGGATAAGTTATTGGAAATCATAACTTCAAAATTACCAGAAGGTCCTATGTACTTCCCACATGATATGATAACTGATCAGCCTGAGAGATTTATCATATCTGAAATTATTAGAGAAAAACTACTTCATAACTTGCATGAAGAAGTTCCCCATGGTGTAGCAGTAGATTTGAATTTTGTAAAAAAGAGAGAGGATAAAGATATAATTGATATAGATGCAACAATCTTTTGTGAGAAAAACTCTCACAAATCAATAATTATTGGAAAAAATGGAAGAATGATAAAGAAAATAGGTAAAAGTGCTAGAGAAGAAATAGAAAGATTACTCGGTTCTAAAGTATATATGGAATTATGGGTAAAAGTAAAAAAGGATTGGAGAGATAATGAAAATATTTTAAGAAGTTTAGGATATAAAGAATAA